From one Parambassis ranga chromosome 5, fParRan2.1, whole genome shotgun sequence genomic stretch:
- the myh7ba gene encoding myosin, heavy chain 7B, cardiac muscle, beta a isoform X1 translates to MSRFDVKEFGEAAPFLRKSDLELLAAQTIAFDGKKRAWIPDEKEAYIEIEIKELSGDKVIVETKDGRTLTVKDCDIQQMNPPKYDMIEDMAMLTHLNEASVLYNLRRRYAAWMIYTYSGLFCVTVNPYKWLPVYTAPVVAAYKGKRRSEAPPHIYSIADNAYNDMLRNRENQSMLITGESGAGKTVNTKRVIQYFAIVAALGETPAKKGQGPATKTGGTLEDQIIEANPAMEAFGNAKTLRNDNSSRFGKFIRIHFGPTGKLASADIDIYLLEKSRVIFQQPGERSYHIYYQIMSQKKPELLDMLLVSSNPYDYHFCSQGVTTVENLDDGQELMATDHAMDILGFLPDEKYGCYKIVGAIMHFGNMKFKQKQREEQAEADGTESADKASYLMGVSSADLIKGLLHPRVKVGNEYVVKGQNVEQVTYAVGALAKATYDRMFKWLVGRINRTLYTSLPRQYFIGVLDIAGFEIFELNSFEQLCINFTNEKLQQFFNHHMFILEQEEYKREGIDWTFIDFGLDLQACIDLIEKPLGIMSILEEECMFPKATDNSFKAKMYDNHLGKSPNFQKPRPDKKRKYEAHFELVHYAGVVPYNIIGWLDKNKDPLNETVVACFQKSSNKLLACLYENYIGSDSASEHKIGGKEKRKKAASFQTVSQLHKENLNKLMTNLRSTQPHFVRCIIPNETKTPGIMDAFLVLHQLRCNGVLEGIRICRKGFPNRILYAEFKRRYRILNPHAIPDDTFVDSRKAVEKLLASLDIDHSQYRFGHTKVFFKAGLLGHLEELRDERLAKVLTLLQAAARGKIMRMELLRMMERRDALMIIQWNIRAFNAVKHWPWMKLFFKIKPLLKSAATEKELASLKEELAKLKEALEKSEVKRKELEERQVSLIQEKNDLSLQLQAEQDNLADAEDRCDLLIKTKIQLEAKVKEIMERLEDEEEMSATVLAKKRKLEDECAELKKDIDDLEITLAKVEKEKHATENKVKNLIEEMAALDETILKLTKEKKALQEAHQQTLDDLQAEEDKVNTLTKAQAKLEQQVDDLEGSLEQEKKLRMDLERVKRKLEGDLKLSMESVMDLENDKQQLEEKLKKKDFEMNEMSTRIEDEQSLVNQLQKKIKELQARTEELEEELEADRACRAKVEKQRGDVARELEELSERLEESGGATSAQIEINKKRETDILKLRRDLEEAMLHHEATTAGLRKKHADSVAELSEQIDSLQRVKQKLEKERSEAKMEVDDLASTVEQLSKGKASAEKTCRLYEDQMNEAKAKVEELQRQLNETNSHRARAQAESSELSRKLEEREATVSQLQRSKNSFSQNVEELKKQLEEENKAKNALAHALQSSRHDCDLLREQYDEEQEAKAELQRALSKANGEVAQWRTKYETDAIQRTEELEESKKKLAVRLQEAEEAVEASNAKCSSLEKTKHRLQTEIEDLVVDLERASAAAAALDKKQRNFDKVLAEWRQKCEECQAELETSQKESRSLSTELFKLKNSYEETLEHLETIKRENKNLQEEITDLSDQISQGAKTIHELEKMKKGLEIEKSEIQAALEEAEGTLEHEESKTLRIQLELNQIKADVDRKLAEKEEEIDNLRRNHQRTLESMQATLDAEAKSRSEAVRLRKKMEGDLNEMEVQLNHANRLASESQKLLRNLQVQIKDVQLELDETIHQNEELKEQVAVTERRNNLLASEVEELRALLEQNDRARKLAEHELLEATERVNLLHSQNTSLINQKKKLENDLSTLSNEVDDAVQECRNAEEKAKKAITDAAMMAEELKKEQDTSAHLERMKKNMEQTIKDLQMRLDEAEQIALKGGKKQVQKLEARVKELENELESEQKKSQEYQKGVRKFERRIKELSYQGEEDKKNLVRMQELIDKLQAKVKSYKRQAEEAEDQANTNLSKYRKLQHELDDAEERADMAETQVTKLRVRTRDQGSKFAE, encoded by the exons ATGTCGCGCTTTGACGTGAAGGAGTTTGGAGAGGCTGCGCCGTTTTTACGCAAATCTGACCTGGAGCTGCTGGCGGCGCAAACCATCGCCTTTGACG GAAAGAAGCGAGCCTGGATTCCTGATGAAAAAGAGGCCTACATTGAGATTGAGATCAAGGAGCTCAGCGGTGACAAAGTCATTGTTGAGACCAAAGATGGAAGG ACCCTGACAGTGAAGGACTGTGACATCCAGCAGATGAATCCTCCTAAGTATGACATGATCGAAGACATGGCCATGCTGACACACCTCAACGAGGCCTCTGTGCTGTACAACCTGCGCAGACGCTATGCTGCCTGGATGATCTAT ACGTACTCCGGCCTCTTCTGTGTGACAGTCAATCCATACAAATGGCTGCCTGTCTACACTGCTCCTGTGGTCGCTGCCTACAAGGGCAAACGCCGCTCTGAGGCGCCGCCACACATCTACTCCATTGCAGACAATGCCTACAATGACATGTTGCGCA aTCGAGAAAATCAGTCCATGCTCATCAC CGGAGAATCCGGTGCTGGCAAAACTGTCAACACGAAACGTGTCATTCAGTATTTTGCCATTGTGGCAGCTCTTGGGGAAACACCTGCCAAAAAAGGA CAAGGTCCTGCCACTAAAACAGGG GGTACTCTGGAGGATCAGATCATCGAGGCAAACCCTGCCATGGAGGCGTTCGGTAACGCCAAAACGCTAAGGAATGACAACTCATCCCGATTT GGGAAGTTTATCAGGATCCACTTTGGTCCTACTGGCAAACTGGCCTCAGCTGATATTGACATAT ACCTCTTGGAGAAATCCAGAGTGATATTTCAGCAGCCTGGTGAGAGGAGCTACCACATCTACTACCAGATCATGTCGCAGAAGAAACCAGAACTCTTAG ACATGCTGCTGGTCTCCTCAAATCCATACGACTATCACTTCTGCTCCCAGGGTGTGACCACAGTGGAGAATTTGGATGATGGACAGGAGCTGATGGCCACTGAT catgCCATGGACATCCTGGGCTTTCTTCCCGATGAGAAGTATGGCTGCTATAAAATAGTTGGAGCCATCATGCACTTTGGCAACATGAAATTCAAGCAGAAGCAGCGAGAGGAGCAGGCGGAGGCTGATGGCACTGAAA GTGCAGACAAGGCCTCCTACCTGATGGGAGTCAGTTCAGCTGACCTCATCAAAGGCCTCCTCCATCCGAGAGTGAAGGTGGGGAACGAGTATGTGGTGAAGGGACAAAATGTCGAGCAG GTTACCTATGCCGTCGGTGCTCTGGCCAAAGCCACATATGACCGCATGTTCAAATGGCTTGTGGGACGCATCAATCGAACCCTGTACACCTCCCTGCCTCGCCAGTACTTCATAGGAGTCCTGGACATTGCCGGCTTTGAGATCTTTGAA CTCAACAGCTTCGAGCAGCTCTGCATCAATTTCACAAATGAGAAACTGCAACAGTTTTTCAACCACCACATGTTCATCCTGGAGCAAGAGGAGTATAAGAGGGAGGGTATCGATTGGACCTTCATAGACTTCGGGCTGGACCTCCAGGCTTGTATTGACCTCATCGAAAAG CCGCTGGGCATCATGTCCATCCTTGAAGAGGAGTGCATGTTCCCAAAGGCCACAGACAACAGCTTTAAAGCTAAGATGTATGATAATCACCTTGGCAAGTCACCTAATTTTCAAAAACCAAGACCAGACAAGAAGCGCAAGTACGAGGCACATTTTGAGCTGGTTCACTATGCAGGAGTG GTTCCCTACAATATCATTGGCTGgttagacaaaaacaaagacccACTAAACGAGACAGTAGTGGCATGTTTCCAGAAGTCCTCCAACAAGCTGCTAGCTTGTCTGTACGAGAACTACATCGGCTCAGACTCAG CCTCTGAACACAAGATTGGAGGCaaggaaaagaggaagaaggcAGCCTCTTTCCAGACAGTGTCTCAGCTTCACAAG GAAAATCTGAATAAGCTGATGACCAACCTGCGCAGCACCCAGCCCCACTTTGTCCGCTGCATCATCCCTAATGAGACCAAGACTCCAG GGATCATGGATGCATTTCTGGTGTTGCACCAGCTGCGATGCAATGGTGTGCTGGAAGGCATCAGGATCTGCAGAAAGGGTTTCCCCAACCGAATCCTCTATGCTGAGTTCAAACGGCG CTATCGCATCCTGAATCCACATGCCATCCCAGATGATACGTTTGTGGACAGCAGAAAGGCTGTGGAGAAGCTGCTGGCTTCTCTGGACATCGACCACAGCCAGTATAGATTTGGACACACAAAG GTGTTCTTTAAAGCTGGCCTGCTGGGTCACCTCGAGGAGCTGAGGGACGAGCGCTTGGCCAAAGTCCTGACGTTGTTGCAGGCAGCCGCTCGTGGGAAAATCATGAGGATGGAGCTGCTGAGGATGATGGAAAGAAg GGATGCTCTAATGATCATCCAGTGGAACATCCGGGCCTTCAATGCTGTCAAGCACTGGCCCTGGATGAAGCTCTTCTTTAAAATAAAGCCTCTCCTGAAGAGTGCTGCTACAGAGAAAGAACTAGCCTCCCTGAAGGAGGAGTTGGCCAAGCTGAAGGAGGCTCTGGAGAAATCTGAAGTCAAGAggaaagagctggaggagaggcAGGTCAGCCTGATCCAAGAGAAGAATGACCTATCCCTACAGCTGCAAGCA GAGCAAGACAATCTCGCAGATGCTGAGGATCGCTGTGATCTGCTCATCAAAACTAAGATCCAGCTGGAGGCCAAGGTCAAGGAAATCATGGAACGGctggaggacgaggaggagatgAGCGCTACTGTGCTCGCTAAGAAGCGTAAGCTGGAAGATGAATGTGCCGAGCTGAAGAAGGACATAGATGATCTGGAGATCACCCTGGCTAAAGTAGAAAAGGAGAAACATGCCACTGAGAACAAG GTGAAAAACCTGATTGAGGAAATGGCAGCTCTGGATGAAACCATTCTGAAGCTGACCAAGGAGAAGAAGGCTCTTCAGGAGGCCCATCAGCAGACTCTGGATGACctacaggcagaggaagacaaagtCAACACTCTGACCAAAGCTCAAGCCAAACTGGAGCAACAAGTAGATGAT CTGGAAGGCTCTTTAGAACAAGAGAAAAAGCTGCGTATGGACCTGGAACGGGTCAAACGCAAGCTGGAGGGAGATCTGAAACTCTCCATGGAGTCTGTTATGGACCTGGAGAATGACAAGCAGCAGCTGGAAGAGAAGCTGAAAAA GAAGGACTTTGAGATGAATGAGATGAGCACAAGGATTGAAGATGAGCAATCCTTGGTCAATCAGCTTCAGAAGAAGATAAAGGAGCTGCAG GCCCgaacagaggagctggaggaggagctggaggctgACAGGGCTTGCAGGGCTAAGGTAGAGAAGCAACGGGGTGATGTAGCTCGCGAGCTTGAGGAACTGAGCGAGCGTCTTGAGGAGTCTGGTGGCGCCACCTCGGCTCAAATTGAGATcaacaagaagagagagacagatattCTGAAGCTGCGGCGAGACCTGGAGGAAGCCATGCTGCACCACGAGGCCACCACAGCAGGTCTGCGGAAGAAGCACGCCGACAGTGTCGCAGAGCTGAGTGAGCAGATTGACAGCCTGCAGAGAGTCAAACAGAAactggagaaggagaggagcgAGGCCAAGATGGAGGTTGATGATCTGGCCTCAACTGTGGAGCAGCTCTCCAAAGGCAAG GCCTCTGCAGAGAAGACGTGTCGTCTCTATGAAGATCAAATGAACGAGGCTAAAGCCAAGGTGGAGGAGCTCCAGAGGCAGCTCAATGAAACTAACTCACACAGGGCCCGGGCTCAGGCTGAGAGCT CCGAGTTGAGCAGGAAGCTCGAGGAGCGGGAAGCCACGGTCTCCCAGCTCCAACGATCTAAGAACTCCTTCAGCCAGAATGTGGAGGAGCTCAAGAAGCAGCTTGAGGAGGAGAATAAG GCCAAGAACGCCCTGGCCCATGCACTGCAGTCATCTCGACATGACTGTGACCTCCTCAGAGAGCAGTATGATGAAGAGCAGGAGGCCaaggctgagctgcagagagctCTGTCCAAAGCCAACGGAGAGGTGGCTCAGTGGAGGACTAAGTATGAAACTGATGCCatccagaggacagaggagctggaggagtcCAA GAAGAAGCTGGCAGTACGTCTGCAGGAGGCTGAAGAAGCTGTGGAAGCTTCTAATGCCAAGTGCTCCTCCCTGGAGAAGACTAAACATCGGCTCCAGACAGAGATTGAGGACTTGGTGGTTGATCTGGAGCGTGccagtgctgcagcagctgctctggacAAGAAGCAACGGAACTTTGACAAG GTCCTGGCTGAGTGGAGGCAAAAGTGTGAAGAGTgccaggcagagctggagacCTCTCAAAAAGAGTCTCGCAGCCTAAGCACAGAGCTCTTCAAGCTGAAGAACTCCTATGAAGAAACCCTGGAACACCTGGAGACCATCAAGAGGGAGAACAAAAACCTCCAAG AGGAAATCACTGACCTCTCAGATCAGATCAGTCAGGGAGCGAAGACCATCCACGAGCTGGAAAAAATGAAGAAGGGGCTGGAGATTGAGAAAAGTGAGATTCAAGCTGCTCTAGAGGAAGCTGAA ggCACTCTGGAGCATGAAGAGAGCAAAACCCTTCGGATCCAGCTGGAGCTTAACCAGATCAAGGCTGATGTTGACAGGAAGCTggcagagaaggaagaggaaatCGACAACCTTCG CCGGAACCACCAGAGAACTCTGGAGTCTATGCAGGCCACCCTGGATGCTGAGGCCAAGTCTCGCAGTGAGGCAGTACGCCTAAGGAAGAAAATGGAAGGCGACCTGAATGAGATGGAGGTGCAGCTGAATCATGCTAACAGACTGGCTTCAGAGTCCCAGAAACTTCTGAGAAACCTTCAGGTCCAAATCAAG GATGTCCAGCTAGAGCTGGACGAGACCATTCACCAGAACGAGGAGCTGAAGGAACAGGTGGCTGTGACAGAGCGCCGAAACAATCTGCTCGCCTCTGAGGTGGAGGAGCTCAGGGCTCTGCTGGAGCAGAACGACCGAGCACGCAAGCTGGCTGAGCATGAGCTGCTCGAGGCCACTGAGAGGGTCAACCTGTTGCACTCTCAG AACACTAGCCTGATaaaccagaagaagaagcttGAGAATGATCTGTCCACACTGTCCAATGAGGTGGATGATGCTGTGCAGGAGTGCCGCAACGCAGAAGAGAAGGCCAAAAAGGCCATTACTGAT GCAGCCATGATGGCAGAGGAGCTTAAGAAGGAGCAGGACACAAGTGCACACttggagaggatgaagaaaaaCATGGAGCAGACCATAAAGGACCTGCAGATGCGTCTGGATGAGGCTGAGCAGATCGCCCTCAAGGGCGGCAAGAAGCAGGTCCAGAagctggaggccaga GTTAAAGAACTGGAGAATGAACTGGAATCTGAGCAAAAGAAGAGTCAGGAGTATCAGAAGGGTGTACGCAAGTTTGAAAGGAGAATCAAAGAGCTCTCCTACCAG ggtgaggaaGACAAGAAGAACCTGGTCCGCATGCAAGAGCTCATCGACAAGCTGCAGGCCAAAGTGAAGAGTTACAAGAGACAGGCTGAGGAAGCA gagGACCAGGCGAACACCAACCTGTCCAAATACAGGAAGCTCCAGCATGAGCTCGATGATGCAGAGGAGAGGGCTGACATGGCCGAGACACAGGTCACCAAGCTACGTGTGCGCACCCGCGACCAAGGTAGCAAG TTCGCCGAATGA
- the myh7ba gene encoding myosin, heavy chain 7B, cardiac muscle, beta a isoform X2: MEAFGNAKTLRNDNSSRFGKFIRIHFGPTGKLASADIDIYLLEKSRVIFQQPGERSYHIYYQIMSQKKPELLDMLLVSSNPYDYHFCSQGVTTVENLDDGQELMATDHAMDILGFLPDEKYGCYKIVGAIMHFGNMKFKQKQREEQAEADGTESADKASYLMGVSSADLIKGLLHPRVKVGNEYVVKGQNVEQVTYAVGALAKATYDRMFKWLVGRINRTLYTSLPRQYFIGVLDIAGFEIFELNSFEQLCINFTNEKLQQFFNHHMFILEQEEYKREGIDWTFIDFGLDLQACIDLIEKPLGIMSILEEECMFPKATDNSFKAKMYDNHLGKSPNFQKPRPDKKRKYEAHFELVHYAGVVPYNIIGWLDKNKDPLNETVVACFQKSSNKLLACLYENYIGSDSASEHKIGGKEKRKKAASFQTVSQLHKENLNKLMTNLRSTQPHFVRCIIPNETKTPGIMDAFLVLHQLRCNGVLEGIRICRKGFPNRILYAEFKRRYRILNPHAIPDDTFVDSRKAVEKLLASLDIDHSQYRFGHTKVFFKAGLLGHLEELRDERLAKVLTLLQAAARGKIMRMELLRMMERRDALMIIQWNIRAFNAVKHWPWMKLFFKIKPLLKSAATEKELASLKEELAKLKEALEKSEVKRKELEERQVSLIQEKNDLSLQLQAEQDNLADAEDRCDLLIKTKIQLEAKVKEIMERLEDEEEMSATVLAKKRKLEDECAELKKDIDDLEITLAKVEKEKHATENKVKNLIEEMAALDETILKLTKEKKALQEAHQQTLDDLQAEEDKVNTLTKAQAKLEQQVDDLEGSLEQEKKLRMDLERVKRKLEGDLKLSMESVMDLENDKQQLEEKLKKKDFEMNEMSTRIEDEQSLVNQLQKKIKELQARTEELEEELEADRACRAKVEKQRGDVARELEELSERLEESGGATSAQIEINKKRETDILKLRRDLEEAMLHHEATTAGLRKKHADSVAELSEQIDSLQRVKQKLEKERSEAKMEVDDLASTVEQLSKGKASAEKTCRLYEDQMNEAKAKVEELQRQLNETNSHRARAQAESSELSRKLEEREATVSQLQRSKNSFSQNVEELKKQLEEENKAKNALAHALQSSRHDCDLLREQYDEEQEAKAELQRALSKANGEVAQWRTKYETDAIQRTEELEESKKKLAVRLQEAEEAVEASNAKCSSLEKTKHRLQTEIEDLVVDLERASAAAAALDKKQRNFDKVLAEWRQKCEECQAELETSQKESRSLSTELFKLKNSYEETLEHLETIKRENKNLQEEITDLSDQISQGAKTIHELEKMKKGLEIEKSEIQAALEEAEGTLEHEESKTLRIQLELNQIKADVDRKLAEKEEEIDNLRRNHQRTLESMQATLDAEAKSRSEAVRLRKKMEGDLNEMEVQLNHANRLASESQKLLRNLQVQIKDVQLELDETIHQNEELKEQVAVTERRNNLLASEVEELRALLEQNDRARKLAEHELLEATERVNLLHSQNTSLINQKKKLENDLSTLSNEVDDAVQECRNAEEKAKKAITDAAMMAEELKKEQDTSAHLERMKKNMEQTIKDLQMRLDEAEQIALKGGKKQVQKLEARVKELENELESEQKKSQEYQKGVRKFERRIKELSYQGEEDKKNLVRMQELIDKLQAKVKSYKRQAEEAEDQANTNLSKYRKLQHELDDAEERADMAETQVTKLRVRTRDQGSKFAE, translated from the exons ATGGAGGCGTTCGGTAACGCCAAAACGCTAAGGAATGACAACTCATCCCGATTT GGGAAGTTTATCAGGATCCACTTTGGTCCTACTGGCAAACTGGCCTCAGCTGATATTGACATAT ACCTCTTGGAGAAATCCAGAGTGATATTTCAGCAGCCTGGTGAGAGGAGCTACCACATCTACTACCAGATCATGTCGCAGAAGAAACCAGAACTCTTAG ACATGCTGCTGGTCTCCTCAAATCCATACGACTATCACTTCTGCTCCCAGGGTGTGACCACAGTGGAGAATTTGGATGATGGACAGGAGCTGATGGCCACTGAT catgCCATGGACATCCTGGGCTTTCTTCCCGATGAGAAGTATGGCTGCTATAAAATAGTTGGAGCCATCATGCACTTTGGCAACATGAAATTCAAGCAGAAGCAGCGAGAGGAGCAGGCGGAGGCTGATGGCACTGAAA GTGCAGACAAGGCCTCCTACCTGATGGGAGTCAGTTCAGCTGACCTCATCAAAGGCCTCCTCCATCCGAGAGTGAAGGTGGGGAACGAGTATGTGGTGAAGGGACAAAATGTCGAGCAG GTTACCTATGCCGTCGGTGCTCTGGCCAAAGCCACATATGACCGCATGTTCAAATGGCTTGTGGGACGCATCAATCGAACCCTGTACACCTCCCTGCCTCGCCAGTACTTCATAGGAGTCCTGGACATTGCCGGCTTTGAGATCTTTGAA CTCAACAGCTTCGAGCAGCTCTGCATCAATTTCACAAATGAGAAACTGCAACAGTTTTTCAACCACCACATGTTCATCCTGGAGCAAGAGGAGTATAAGAGGGAGGGTATCGATTGGACCTTCATAGACTTCGGGCTGGACCTCCAGGCTTGTATTGACCTCATCGAAAAG CCGCTGGGCATCATGTCCATCCTTGAAGAGGAGTGCATGTTCCCAAAGGCCACAGACAACAGCTTTAAAGCTAAGATGTATGATAATCACCTTGGCAAGTCACCTAATTTTCAAAAACCAAGACCAGACAAGAAGCGCAAGTACGAGGCACATTTTGAGCTGGTTCACTATGCAGGAGTG GTTCCCTACAATATCATTGGCTGgttagacaaaaacaaagacccACTAAACGAGACAGTAGTGGCATGTTTCCAGAAGTCCTCCAACAAGCTGCTAGCTTGTCTGTACGAGAACTACATCGGCTCAGACTCAG CCTCTGAACACAAGATTGGAGGCaaggaaaagaggaagaaggcAGCCTCTTTCCAGACAGTGTCTCAGCTTCACAAG GAAAATCTGAATAAGCTGATGACCAACCTGCGCAGCACCCAGCCCCACTTTGTCCGCTGCATCATCCCTAATGAGACCAAGACTCCAG GGATCATGGATGCATTTCTGGTGTTGCACCAGCTGCGATGCAATGGTGTGCTGGAAGGCATCAGGATCTGCAGAAAGGGTTTCCCCAACCGAATCCTCTATGCTGAGTTCAAACGGCG CTATCGCATCCTGAATCCACATGCCATCCCAGATGATACGTTTGTGGACAGCAGAAAGGCTGTGGAGAAGCTGCTGGCTTCTCTGGACATCGACCACAGCCAGTATAGATTTGGACACACAAAG GTGTTCTTTAAAGCTGGCCTGCTGGGTCACCTCGAGGAGCTGAGGGACGAGCGCTTGGCCAAAGTCCTGACGTTGTTGCAGGCAGCCGCTCGTGGGAAAATCATGAGGATGGAGCTGCTGAGGATGATGGAAAGAAg GGATGCTCTAATGATCATCCAGTGGAACATCCGGGCCTTCAATGCTGTCAAGCACTGGCCCTGGATGAAGCTCTTCTTTAAAATAAAGCCTCTCCTGAAGAGTGCTGCTACAGAGAAAGAACTAGCCTCCCTGAAGGAGGAGTTGGCCAAGCTGAAGGAGGCTCTGGAGAAATCTGAAGTCAAGAggaaagagctggaggagaggcAGGTCAGCCTGATCCAAGAGAAGAATGACCTATCCCTACAGCTGCAAGCA GAGCAAGACAATCTCGCAGATGCTGAGGATCGCTGTGATCTGCTCATCAAAACTAAGATCCAGCTGGAGGCCAAGGTCAAGGAAATCATGGAACGGctggaggacgaggaggagatgAGCGCTACTGTGCTCGCTAAGAAGCGTAAGCTGGAAGATGAATGTGCCGAGCTGAAGAAGGACATAGATGATCTGGAGATCACCCTGGCTAAAGTAGAAAAGGAGAAACATGCCACTGAGAACAAG GTGAAAAACCTGATTGAGGAAATGGCAGCTCTGGATGAAACCATTCTGAAGCTGACCAAGGAGAAGAAGGCTCTTCAGGAGGCCCATCAGCAGACTCTGGATGACctacaggcagaggaagacaaagtCAACACTCTGACCAAAGCTCAAGCCAAACTGGAGCAACAAGTAGATGAT CTGGAAGGCTCTTTAGAACAAGAGAAAAAGCTGCGTATGGACCTGGAACGGGTCAAACGCAAGCTGGAGGGAGATCTGAAACTCTCCATGGAGTCTGTTATGGACCTGGAGAATGACAAGCAGCAGCTGGAAGAGAAGCTGAAAAA GAAGGACTTTGAGATGAATGAGATGAGCACAAGGATTGAAGATGAGCAATCCTTGGTCAATCAGCTTCAGAAGAAGATAAAGGAGCTGCAG GCCCgaacagaggagctggaggaggagctggaggctgACAGGGCTTGCAGGGCTAAGGTAGAGAAGCAACGGGGTGATGTAGCTCGCGAGCTTGAGGAACTGAGCGAGCGTCTTGAGGAGTCTGGTGGCGCCACCTCGGCTCAAATTGAGATcaacaagaagagagagacagatattCTGAAGCTGCGGCGAGACCTGGAGGAAGCCATGCTGCACCACGAGGCCACCACAGCAGGTCTGCGGAAGAAGCACGCCGACAGTGTCGCAGAGCTGAGTGAGCAGATTGACAGCCTGCAGAGAGTCAAACAGAAactggagaaggagaggagcgAGGCCAAGATGGAGGTTGATGATCTGGCCTCAACTGTGGAGCAGCTCTCCAAAGGCAAG GCCTCTGCAGAGAAGACGTGTCGTCTCTATGAAGATCAAATGAACGAGGCTAAAGCCAAGGTGGAGGAGCTCCAGAGGCAGCTCAATGAAACTAACTCACACAGGGCCCGGGCTCAGGCTGAGAGCT CCGAGTTGAGCAGGAAGCTCGAGGAGCGGGAAGCCACGGTCTCCCAGCTCCAACGATCTAAGAACTCCTTCAGCCAGAATGTGGAGGAGCTCAAGAAGCAGCTTGAGGAGGAGAATAAG GCCAAGAACGCCCTGGCCCATGCACTGCAGTCATCTCGACATGACTGTGACCTCCTCAGAGAGCAGTATGATGAAGAGCAGGAGGCCaaggctgagctgcagagagctCTGTCCAAAGCCAACGGAGAGGTGGCTCAGTGGAGGACTAAGTATGAAACTGATGCCatccagaggacagaggagctggaggagtcCAA GAAGAAGCTGGCAGTACGTCTGCAGGAGGCTGAAGAAGCTGTGGAAGCTTCTAATGCCAAGTGCTCCTCCCTGGAGAAGACTAAACATCGGCTCCAGACAGAGATTGAGGACTTGGTGGTTGATCTGGAGCGTGccagtgctgcagcagctgctctggacAAGAAGCAACGGAACTTTGACAAG GTCCTGGCTGAGTGGAGGCAAAAGTGTGAAGAGTgccaggcagagctggagacCTCTCAAAAAGAGTCTCGCAGCCTAAGCACAGAGCTCTTCAAGCTGAAGAACTCCTATGAAGAAACCCTGGAACACCTGGAGACCATCAAGAGGGAGAACAAAAACCTCCAAG AGGAAATCACTGACCTCTCAGATCAGATCAGTCAGGGAGCGAAGACCATCCACGAGCTGGAAAAAATGAAGAAGGGGCTGGAGATTGAGAAAAGTGAGATTCAAGCTGCTCTAGAGGAAGCTGAA ggCACTCTGGAGCATGAAGAGAGCAAAACCCTTCGGATCCAGCTGGAGCTTAACCAGATCAAGGCTGATGTTGACAGGAAGCTggcagagaaggaagaggaaatCGACAACCTTCG CCGGAACCACCAGAGAACTCTGGAGTCTATGCAGGCCACCCTGGATGCTGAGGCCAAGTCTCGCAGTGAGGCAGTACGCCTAAGGAAGAAAATGGAAGGCGACCTGAATGAGATGGAGGTGCAGCTGAATCATGCTAACAGACTGGCTTCAGAGTCCCAGAAACTTCTGAGAAACCTTCAGGTCCAAATCAAG GATGTCCAGCTAGAGCTGGACGAGACCATTCACCAGAACGAGGAGCTGAAGGAACAGGTGGCTGTGACAGAGCGCCGAAACAATCTGCTCGCCTCTGAGGTGGAGGAGCTCAGGGCTCTGCTGGAGCAGAACGACCGAGCACGCAAGCTGGCTGAGCATGAGCTGCTCGAGGCCACTGAGAGGGTCAACCTGTTGCACTCTCAG AACACTAGCCTGATaaaccagaagaagaagcttGAGAATGATCTGTCCACACTGTCCAATGAGGTGGATGATGCTGTGCAGGAGTGCCGCAACGCAGAAGAGAAGGCCAAAAAGGCCATTACTGAT GCAGCCATGATGGCAGAGGAGCTTAAGAAGGAGCAGGACACAAGTGCACACttggagaggatgaagaaaaaCATGGAGCAGACCATAAAGGACCTGCAGATGCGTCTGGATGAGGCTGAGCAGATCGCCCTCAAGGGCGGCAAGAAGCAGGTCCAGAagctggaggccaga GTTAAAGAACTGGAGAATGAACTGGAATCTGAGCAAAAGAAGAGTCAGGAGTATCAGAAGGGTGTACGCAAGTTTGAAAGGAGAATCAAAGAGCTCTCCTACCAG ggtgaggaaGACAAGAAGAACCTGGTCCGCATGCAAGAGCTCATCGACAAGCTGCAGGCCAAAGTGAAGAGTTACAAGAGACAGGCTGAGGAAGCA gagGACCAGGCGAACACCAACCTGTCCAAATACAGGAAGCTCCAGCATGAGCTCGATGATGCAGAGGAGAGGGCTGACATGGCCGAGACACAGGTCACCAAGCTACGTGTGCGCACCCGCGACCAAGGTAGCAAG TTCGCCGAATGA